Part of the Virgibacillus necropolis genome, AAGCACATATTACACTTGCAAAAAAGTGGAAGGATCATTCGCTAACCGTCTCAATCGAACCAATAACACGTACCTATGCAAATGAATCTAATCCGTTCAAAATAGATTATGTAAATCTCTACCAGGTTCACCCGGCTAAAAATCCAAAATATGAAGTAATTGAGTCTTTTCCATTAAATGGAGGTAGTTGAGATGGCACAGCTTATCAAACTACAAGATTATGTGTCCAGGTACGAGTGGAGTCCTTATCGCTATCCGAGTCAATATATTCGTTTAAAACAGGAGAATTGGCAAAAGCTTCATCACCTGTGGGAGCATCCACAAAAAGAGACGTATGAGGTAGAATCGAGTGAAAAGTTGTCCGCCTTCGCGAAATGGAAGTCTTTTATTAAGAAGAACTCCATACATGAAGTGCACAATGAAGAAGATGGCTATTTTCTCCCAAAGACAGAAAATGAACTAAGACATTATTTTTTAGATGAATTACTTCCTTTTCAATTAAAGTGGGCATCATCAACTGTAACGGATGTTTCATTTATTGATAGAGCATATAAAAGTGATCCAACGTTAAAGTACTTTTTGCAACGATTCCCTGATACGTATTTAATTATGTATTATCCGATCTTTTCCATTAAAAGAGCCCCCGTCGATGGCGAGCTCATTTTGATTAGCCCAATTGGTATGGAAATAATTTACTTAATTGATGAGCCAGAAAACGTGAAAATACTAGCTGGAGATAATCGTACATGGGGCATAGAGGAAAATGATAAACAGTCAAAATTGCTTAGTCCATTAATTGCACTCAAGCGCACAGAACAGATCATTAAACGTATTTTAGCAGCAGAACAGATTGACTTTTCGATAAAAAAAGTAGTGTTATCAAGAACAAATCAAATAGTATTTCATACAGAACCATATAACACAAAAATCATTGGGAAATTGGAATATGAAGAATGGTTTAACGAGAAACGAAAACTTGTTTCTCCATTAAAAAATAGACAATTAAAAGTAGTTGATTCATTATTAAAGCACTGTCAGACAACATCTGTCAAAAGGCCAGAATGGGAAGAAGAGGAATCAACGATTACGATGGATGACTAATACTAAATTGGCACTTTTTGAAACAGCTATTAGTTGTCTTTTTCTATATTTAGCTTTAAAATACATGATTGGACTAAATTTTTTCAGATTTGAGGAATGAATGTGAATTGGCTTAAAGCGGTTTTAGGGAAAGAGTGGGACATAAAGTCAGCCGGTGGTCTTACTGGTGAGGCGTATATTGCAGAAAAGAATGATCGTAAGCTTTTTTTAAAACGGAATTCTTCTCCCTTTTTAGCCGTGTTATCTGCAGAAGGAATTGTTCCAAAACTAGTTTGGACAAAGCGTCTAGAAAATGGCGATGTCATTACAGCGCAGGAATGGATGGTCGGGCGCGAACTTAACGCAATAGAAATGCAACATCATGAGGTTGCTTCTTTGCTACAAAAAATTCATCATTCATCTGAACTGTTACATATGCTCATGCGTTTAGGTAAAAAGCCATTTACACCTAAAGAAAGTTTGCATAATGTAAAAGAACAAATTATGCAAAATAATATAAATGAACTAGATAATGAAGTATCTTTTTCTTTAAACTTTTTAGAAGAACTTTTGCCCATGACAGAAAATCAAAAACAGGTTGTTTGTCATGGTGATTTGAACCATAATAATATTTTGCTGACAGGTGATAGCCACTTATATTTAATTGATTGGGACAACGCTATGATAGCAGATCCTATTATTGATATTGGATTTATTTTGAAATGGTATATTCCAAAAGAAGATTGGGATGAATGGTTATTTCACTATGGAATTTCAAGGGATAGCAATCTAATTAAACGGATGTATTGGTATTTATTGCTAGATGCCCTTTACTATGTGAATTGGCATACAGATCGCAAAGAATTTGAAAAAGGACAGGAAAGACTACAAGACATTTGTGAATTGAATATGAATATTCGTGAACTACTCCAAATTTGATTGAATTATATGGGATGTCCATGTTTCAATATTGCCTTTATTTGTTGTTACGTGTTCCTCCAAATTTTGAGCCTGTTCCCCTTGTATACCATAATTATAAATTTCAGGAAGAAGCGATAACAATTCTTCATCCGTTATACTTTCGTTAGCCATTAATGTCTGAATGATTCGCTTAATTTGTTTGTATTCATTGATATCACCACAACATTCTTCGGATTGCTCGGTTAAAATATCGTGGAGTACTGTTAGTTGATCGTTAACTGTTAACATGTTTTCATTTCACCTCATTCATTAGCTTGTGCGAACTTTTATATACTATACTTAGCATTTGCATTTATATGTATTTATTGATTGAAAAATTGGAGGATTCAAGGATTATGAGACAACGTAATAAACCATGGGCAGATGACTTTTTAAATGAGCATCGCGATCTTGTCATCGTAAACCCTAAAGAAAATAAAAATAAATGGAAAGACATTTTTGGTAATACAAACCCAATTCACCTGGAAATTGGAACTGGAAAAGGACAATTCATTGTGGGGATGGCTAAGCAATATCCTGCTATCAATTTTATTGGTATTGAAATGGCCAAAAGCATAACAGTGGATGCAGCTCAAAAGGTTAAGGAATCAGGGCAAGAAAATTTAATCCTGCTAAATGAAAACGCGAATGATCTAGAAGAACTATTCGCTGAGAATGAAATTTCAACAATCTATTTGAATTTTTCAGATCCGTGGCCGAAAAATCGTCATGAAAAAAGACGGTTGAGCTATCATACATTTTTAGCAAAGTATGAAAAGGTTTTGAAAGAAAATAGTGAGTTAATAATGAAGACAGATAATCGCTTATTATTTGAGTATTCACTTGTAAGCTTCTCGAATTATGGATTGAAATTGGAAGAAGTGAGTCTTGACCTACATCAGTTAGATGATCCCACCAATGTAATGACGGAATATGAAGAGAAATTTTCTAGTAAAGGTCAACCTATTTATCGCTGTCAGGCTAAATTTCGATAATTATAGTGAGAGGATTTGATCTAGATCAAGCTTTTTAAAGATATCGGGTTATATCTATTTATTATTGCTTTTATTAGCGCAGGCGTTAGCCATTTTATATTTGTCGATGGATTTGCAAATATGTTTCCAGAATTTGTTCCCTTTAAAAGATCTATTGTCTTTGCATCAGGCTTGGTCGAGTGGTTACTTGCTATTTTGTTATTAATTCCTAAAACCAGGAATAAGGCTGGCAGATACACGGCTATTTATTTGGTAATTATTTTTCCAGCAAATATTTATGCCGCTATTTATGGAATCCCAGCGCCCTGGTCTGCACAAACAGGCCAAGTTGCTTTATGGATTCGGTTGCTATTTCAACCTTTACTGATTTGGTGGGTACTTATAGTATCGAGAGATAGCAAGACTTCCTAGTTTGCAGAATTTTACATATTTCGCTACACTGATTAGTAGAGGGGGATAAATTGATGGAAACTTTACAAATTGGAAGAGCTAAATTGACGTGGTTGAACGGCGGAGTGAATTTTCTTGATGGTGGTGCCATGTTTGGTGTTGTACCGAAAGCATTATGGAGTAGAAAATATCCACATAATGATAAAAATCAAATTGAACTTAGAACAGATCCGATATTGTTACAATTAGATGATAAAAATTATGTAATTGATTCTGGGATGGGTAATGGGAAGCTTACTGAGAAGCAGCTGCGAAACTTTGGGGTCCTTGAAGAATCGGCTATTGATCAATCTTTAGCAGCGCTTGGGTTGACTACCAATGATATTGACGCTATGTTAATGACACATCTTCATTTTGATCATGCGTGTGGGTTAACGAAACCGACAGAGGATAGTAGTTATATACCAGTATTTGAAAATGCAGCCATTTATACATCAGACGTAGAGTGGAACGAAATGCGTAACCCAAATATACGATCCGTTAATACATATTGGGAAGAAAACTGGAAGCCAATTGAAAAACAGGTAACGCCTTTTGAAAAAGAAATTCAGATTACCGATGGATTAAAAATGATTCATACAAGCGGTCATAGTGACGGTCACTGCATCATTGTATTTGAAGACGGGGAAGATTCGTTTATTCATATGGCAGATATCATGCCTACACATGGTCATCAAAATAAACTCTGGGCATTAGCATACGATGATTATCCTGTTACTTCTGTGCATCAAAAGGAAAAATGGATGGACTACGGTTACTCGAAAAAGGCTTGGTATACGTTCTATCATGATGCCTATTATCGTGCAATTCAGTTTGATGGAAAAGGAAAAAAAATTGATGAAGTAAAGCGTGAACGCTACGAGTATAAATAGAAATTAAGCTATCCTGAATTTGAGGATAGCTTCTTTGTCTTATGTGACAGGCTAAAGCCCTTTTCTCTACTGGCTCTTGACTATGCTTCGTCGTGTGAGCAAGTCCAATTCGCTTTTCTTGATCCAGCTGTGTCATAAGCAATGAACACTAAAATGCTGAGGCCATGTGTGTGGCTTTGAATAAAGCTTGACCATTTCAAATAAAGTTCGATAGTAGAAAAAGTATAGCCATGATATAAGGGGGGGTCACCTTACTTGAAAAGAGTACAAGAAATTATGACATATCCTGTTTATGCAATGGATACATTTTTATAATTCAATGGGTATGTTTATTGACAGTGATCAATCCACTGCGGAATGATATCACATCGGACAAACTTCGGGAAGAACAGGAAGCAAATAGAGAATAGTAATGTCATGGGGATGAGAAAGGAATGTTTATAAATGAGATTAAGTGTACTGGATCAAGCACCTGTTACCAGTGATAATACGGCCGTTGATGCTTTGAAAAAAGCGGAGGAGCTGGCAATATTAGCAGATGAATTAGGCTACCATCGTATGTGGATGGCGGAGCATCATGATACAAACGCCTATACCAGTTCAGCACCGGAAATAATAGCGGCACATTTGGCCGCCAAGACGAAGAATATTCGCATCGGTACGGGCGGCGTGATGATGATGCATTATTCGCCATTAAAATTAGCTGAGGTATTTAAAACGCTTAGTGCCTTTTCTCCCGGCCAGATTGATTTTGGTGTAGGAAGAGCTCCTGGAGGGGACAGAAATGCTATTTATGCCTTATCTGAAGGACGTCAACCGATGGTAAACAATATGTATGAAAAATTTAATACAGCATTAAAGTTGATCAATGATGAAGTGCCTGAAGATAGCTTGTACAGCGGAATTTCAGCAACACCATCAAAAGTCATTTTACCGGAAGCCTGGATGTTGGGATCAAGCGGCAATAGTGCACTGCAAACAGCACGAATGGGGGTTGGTTATTCCTTCGCTCAATTTTTCAACGGTGAAATGACCAAAGAGATTTTAGATGCATATAAACATCATTTCCAGCCTTCCGTATTTATGGAAAAGCCGGAAATTAATGTAGCCTACATGGTAACAACGGCTGAAACAAAGGAAGAAGCCGAGTTTGAAGCCCTGCCGCAGGATATTTCCCGATTATGGTTAATGAAGGGGAAAATGGATCAAGCGTTAACCCCTGAAGAAGCTCAGAACTATCCATTGACTGAAATGGATCGCATTACCATTAAAAATAATCGTAAATTGCATTTAGTCGGATCAGCAAAAGAAATCGCCGCATTGCTGCAAAAAGAACAGGTGCAATATGGATTTGATGAAGCGATGATCTGCAGTATCCCCCATTCACAGGAAAAACGATTAGAAGTTTATCGTTTATTGGCGCGAGAGTTATTTTAATATAATAAATTAGAGATTAAAATACTATATAATGGCAATCATTATTAGCCTAGTATGGTATGGAATAATCGTATACCGAACAGTTTTATGTTATTTCCAGAATCGGGTCGCTATTCATTAATACTGTAACTCTATGAAGTATTGAGGGTGCTAAAAATGGATTATAATCAAAATCGTCAAAAGCAAAGCGTGGATGATTTGATTTTTGGAGTAATAGGAATGGTGAGTATAGTTATAATGGCATTATTTGAAGCATCGGGTTTAAATATCTTATTAGTAGCATTACTTGTTGTAACTATTAAGTTAGGATGGAACAAATTAAATCCAAAGTCAAAGAAGGATAAGAGCTATAATAAAACTATAAGTACCATTTTGGGATCCTCGATATTATTGCTTGTAATCATATTTCTTTATGTAAGCAATTAATCATTCAATAATT contains:
- a CDS encoding phosphotransferase family protein; protein product: MNVNWLKAVLGKEWDIKSAGGLTGEAYIAEKNDRKLFLKRNSSPFLAVLSAEGIVPKLVWTKRLENGDVITAQEWMVGRELNAIEMQHHEVASLLQKIHHSSELLHMLMRLGKKPFTPKESLHNVKEQIMQNNINELDNEVSFSLNFLEELLPMTENQKQVVCHGDLNHNNILLTGDSHLYLIDWDNAMIADPIIDIGFILKWYIPKEDWDEWLFHYGISRDSNLIKRMYWYLLLDALYYVNWHTDRKEFEKGQERLQDICELNMNIRELLQI
- a CDS encoding YtzH-like family protein translates to MLTVNDQLTVLHDILTEQSEECCGDINEYKQIKRIIQTLMANESITDEELLSLLPEIYNYGIQGEQAQNLEEHVTTNKGNIETWTSHIIQSNLE
- the trmB gene encoding tRNA (guanosine(46)-N7)-methyltransferase TrmB, which codes for MRQRNKPWADDFLNEHRDLVIVNPKENKNKWKDIFGNTNPIHLEIGTGKGQFIVGMAKQYPAINFIGIEMAKSITVDAAQKVKESGQENLILLNENANDLEELFAENEISTIYLNFSDPWPKNRHEKRRLSYHTFLAKYEKVLKENSELIMKTDNRLLFEYSLVSFSNYGLKLEEVSLDLHQLDDPTNVMTEYEEKFSSKGQPIYRCQAKFR
- a CDS encoding DoxX family protein produces the protein MFPEFVPFKRSIVFASGLVEWLLAILLLIPKTRNKAGRYTAIYLVIIFPANIYAAIYGIPAPWSAQTGQVALWIRLLFQPLLIWWVLIVSRDSKTS
- a CDS encoding YtnP family quorum-quenching lactonase, which encodes METLQIGRAKLTWLNGGVNFLDGGAMFGVVPKALWSRKYPHNDKNQIELRTDPILLQLDDKNYVIDSGMGNGKLTEKQLRNFGVLEESAIDQSLAALGLTTNDIDAMLMTHLHFDHACGLTKPTEDSSYIPVFENAAIYTSDVEWNEMRNPNIRSVNTYWEENWKPIEKQVTPFEKEIQITDGLKMIHTSGHSDGHCIIVFEDGEDSFIHMADIMPTHGHQNKLWALAYDDYPVTSVHQKEKWMDYGYSKKAWYTFYHDAYYRAIQFDGKGKKIDEVKRERYEYK
- a CDS encoding LLM class flavin-dependent oxidoreductase, which translates into the protein MRLSVLDQAPVTSDNTAVDALKKAEELAILADELGYHRMWMAEHHDTNAYTSSAPEIIAAHLAAKTKNIRIGTGGVMMMHYSPLKLAEVFKTLSAFSPGQIDFGVGRAPGGDRNAIYALSEGRQPMVNNMYEKFNTALKLINDEVPEDSLYSGISATPSKVILPEAWMLGSSGNSALQTARMGVGYSFAQFFNGEMTKEILDAYKHHFQPSVFMEKPEINVAYMVTTAETKEEAEFEALPQDISRLWLMKGKMDQALTPEEAQNYPLTEMDRITIKNNRKLHLVGSAKEIAALLQKEQVQYGFDEAMICSIPHSQEKRLEVYRLLARELF